One stretch of Francisella sp. LA112445 DNA includes these proteins:
- a CDS encoding phosphomannose isomerase type II C-terminal cupin domain: protein MSEINQVGKVYERPWGTYQTINFTEKSQTKIITVKPKGQLSLQKHFKRAEHWVVVTGKPTITVDDSVKQYNVGEHIFIPKEAVHRLENFTDSDIQIIEVQVGDYLGEDDIVRLEDIYKRD from the coding sequence ATGTCTGAAATAAATCAAGTAGGTAAAGTTTATGAGCGTCCTTGGGGAACTTATCAAACTATTAATTTTACAGAAAAAAGCCAAACTAAAATCATTACAGTAAAGCCTAAAGGCCAACTTTCTTTACAGAAGCATTTTAAAAGAGCCGAGCATTGGGTTGTTGTAACAGGTAAGCCAACTATAACAGTTGATGATAGTGTTAAGCAATATAATGTTGGCGAGCATATTTTTATCCCTAAAGAAGCTGTACATAGGCTAGAGAACTTTACAGATAGTGATATTCAGATTATTGAAGTTCAAGTAGGTGATTACCTTGGTGAAGATGATATCGTGCGATTAGAAGATATTTACAAGCGTGATTAA
- a CDS encoding S-(hydroxymethyl)glutathione dehydrogenase/class III alcohol dehydrogenase, translating to MAIKSKAAVAYKAGQPLTVEMVNVSLPKDNEVLVEIRATGICHTDAFTLSGADPEGLFPAILGHEGAGVVVEVGKNVTSVKPGDHVIALYTPECRECEYCLNPKTNLCQAIRETQGKGLMPDGSSRFTTQDGREIFHYMGCSTFSNYTVLPEIAVAKIRKDAPLDKVCYIGCGVTTGVGAVVKTANVEAGASVVVFGLGGIGLNVIQGAKLVGAGQIVGVDINNDKKELAEKYGMTDFVNPNEIDEDLVQHLIRLTGGGADYSFECIGNTKVMRQALECAHKGWGQSVIIGVAGAGQEISTRPFQLVTGRTWKGSAFGGMRGRTDVPMIVDWYMDGRIDIDNLITSNIKIEDINKGFENMHNNIRTVVTF from the coding sequence ATGGCTATAAAATCAAAAGCAGCTGTTGCATATAAAGCAGGTCAGCCATTGACTGTTGAGATGGTTAATGTTTCTTTACCTAAAGATAATGAAGTTTTAGTTGAGATTAGAGCAACGGGTATTTGTCATACAGATGCATTTACTTTATCAGGAGCAGACCCAGAGGGGCTATTTCCAGCAATATTAGGACATGAGGGAGCTGGTGTTGTAGTTGAGGTTGGTAAAAATGTTACATCTGTGAAACCAGGAGACCATGTAATTGCTCTTTATACTCCAGAGTGTAGAGAATGTGAATATTGTTTAAATCCAAAAACTAATCTGTGTCAAGCAATTCGTGAAACTCAAGGAAAGGGTTTGATGCCAGATGGTAGTTCAAGGTTTACTACGCAAGATGGTAGAGAAATATTTCATTATATGGGTTGCTCTACATTTTCAAATTATACTGTGTTACCAGAAATAGCAGTAGCTAAGATCCGTAAAGATGCACCTTTAGACAAGGTTTGTTATATAGGTTGTGGTGTAACTACAGGTGTTGGGGCTGTCGTTAAAACTGCAAATGTCGAGGCTGGAGCAAGTGTTGTTGTGTTTGGCTTAGGTGGAATCGGCTTAAATGTGATACAAGGAGCTAAGCTTGTCGGAGCTGGACAGATAGTTGGTGTTGATATTAATAATGATAAAAAAGAATTAGCAGAAAAATATGGTATGACAGATTTTGTGAATCCAAATGAGATTGATGAAGATCTGGTACAACATCTTATTCGTCTAACTGGCGGTGGAGCTGATTATAGTTTTGAATGTATTGGTAATACGAAAGTTATGCGTCAAGCCTTGGAATGTGCTCATAAAGGTTGGGGACAGAGTGTAATAATAGGAGTTGCTGGAGCTGGGCAAGAGATTAGTACAAGACCATTTCAGCTTGTGACAGGGCGTACATGGAAAGGCTCGGCATTTGGAGGCATGAGAGGTAGAACTGATGTGCCAATGATCGTTGACTGGTATATGGATGGTCGTATAGATATAGATAATCTTATTACTTCAAATATTAAAATAGAAGATATTAATAAAGGTTTTGAAAATATGCACAATAATATTAGAACAGTTGTTACTTTTTAA
- a CDS encoding phosphatase PAP2 family protein, which produces MKKIVILISLIILVWGNVFASPHYGFLSKSQLPNSYKLLPAPPVMEVGPNGKNYPAFAQDKAISQKLFDDKNQTYFNGNPIPKQRLQEAIDDSNKSTQYFLKIFIDPMNISDKEKKEIKEAIKDIVTKVVLDSANSTAVAKEKYNRVRPYYYYGKSSCDGEDLSSKKRELSYPSGHAIRGITVARVLAKILPNKYREQLFHRGIEYGNSRVICGDHWQSDIEASRVLSGFVMNALEQNNKYKISIKQAKQKVREIIDQK; this is translated from the coding sequence ATGAAAAAGATTGTAATTTTAATATCTTTAATAATTCTTGTTTGGGGAAATGTTTTTGCTTCACCTCATTATGGTTTTTTGTCTAAAAGTCAATTACCAAATAGCTATAAACTTTTACCAGCACCTCCGGTAATGGAGGTAGGTCCTAATGGTAAAAACTATCCAGCATTTGCTCAAGATAAAGCTATTTCACAGAAACTTTTTGATGATAAAAATCAAACTTATTTCAATGGTAACCCTATACCAAAACAGAGGTTGCAGGAGGCAATAGATGATAGTAATAAAAGTACGCAATATTTTCTGAAAATATTTATAGATCCTATGAATATTAGTGATAAAGAGAAAAAAGAAATAAAAGAAGCTATTAAAGATATAGTAACTAAAGTTGTTTTAGATTCGGCTAACTCTACTGCAGTGGCAAAAGAAAAGTATAACAGAGTACGTCCATATTATTACTATGGGAAGTCCAGTTGTGATGGCGAGGATTTATCATCTAAGAAACGAGAGTTATCATATCCATCAGGTCATGCTATTAGAGGGATAACAGTTGCTAGAGTTTTAGCAAAAATATTACCTAACAAATATAGGGAACAGTTATTTCATAGAGGCATAGAGTATGGTAATAGTAGAGTGATCTGTGGAGATCATTGGCAAAGTGATATAGAAGCATCAAGAGTACTTTCTGGCTTTGTTATGAATGCACTAGAGCAAAATAATAAATATAAAATAAGTATCAAACAAGCTAAACAGAAAGTTAGAGAGATTATTGATCAGAAATAA
- a CDS encoding pyridoxal phosphate-dependent aminotransferase produces the protein MQLSKRVQAMQASPVRKLVPYSIQAEKEGKKVYHLNIGQPDIKTPREFMDAIRAYDKETIAYSVANGEPSLIKAISKYYKRFGMDFAENEILITNGGSEALIFAAIATCNAGEEILVPEPFYTNYNGFTTAVDVAIRPITTKAEEGFHLPSKEEILACVTDKTRAIMISNPGNPTGVVYTKEELETLAEVAKEKDLFIISDEVYREFTYDGLTCTSFGNIKGVEDRVIIVDSVSKRYSACGARIGSLCSKNKDFITQVTKLCQTRLCAPTLEQIGSAALYEVSEDYLKEVNQEYQKRRDVTFEALSKMEDVICEKPTGAFYVVAKLPIDDAEKFALWLLTDFEDNKETVMISPAADFYATKGLGKDEVRIAYILEEKSLKRALELLEKAIKAYNQK, from the coding sequence ATGCAATTATCAAAAAGAGTACAGGCAATGCAAGCCTCTCCAGTTCGTAAGTTAGTGCCATATTCAATCCAGGCTGAAAAAGAAGGTAAAAAAGTTTACCACTTAAATATCGGTCAGCCAGATATTAAAACTCCTCGTGAGTTTATGGATGCTATTAGAGCTTATGATAAAGAAACTATTGCTTACTCAGTAGCAAATGGTGAACCTAGCCTAATCAAAGCAATATCAAAATACTACAAAAGATTTGGTATGGATTTTGCAGAGAATGAAATCTTAATCACAAACGGTGGTTCAGAAGCTCTTATATTTGCAGCAATTGCAACTTGTAATGCTGGTGAAGAGATACTTGTACCAGAGCCTTTTTATACAAACTACAATGGTTTTACTACAGCTGTTGATGTAGCTATTAGACCAATTACAACAAAAGCTGAAGAAGGATTTCACTTACCATCAAAAGAAGAAATCTTAGCATGCGTTACAGATAAGACTCGTGCTATTATGATTTCTAACCCAGGAAATCCAACAGGTGTTGTTTATACTAAAGAAGAACTTGAGACTTTAGCAGAGGTTGCTAAAGAGAAAGATCTTTTTATCATTAGTGATGAAGTATATCGTGAATTCACTTATGATGGACTTACTTGTACTTCTTTTGGTAACATCAAAGGTGTTGAAGATAGAGTTATAATAGTTGATTCTGTTTCTAAGCGTTATAGTGCTTGTGGTGCAAGAATCGGCTCTCTTTGCTCTAAAAACAAGGATTTTATTACTCAAGTTACAAAACTTTGCCAAACTAGACTATGTGCACCAACTCTTGAGCAAATAGGCTCAGCAGCTCTTTATGAAGTTTCTGAAGATTATCTAAAAGAAGTAAACCAAGAGTATCAAAAAAGAAGAGATGTAACTTTTGAAGCGCTTTCTAAAATGGAAGATGTAATTTGTGAGAAGCCAACAGGTGCTTTCTATGTAGTTGCAAAACTTCCAATTGATGATGCTGAGAAATTTGCTCTTTGGTTACTAACTGACTTTGAAGATAATAAAGAAACTGTAATGATCTCTCCTGCAGCTGATTTCTATGCGACAAAAGGTCTTGGTAAAGATGAAGTCCGAATTGCATACATTTTAGAAGAAAAATCACTTAAAAGAGCCCTAGAGCTTCTTGAAAAGGCTATTAAAGCTTATAATCAAAAATAA
- the recN gene encoding DNA repair protein RecN encodes MLLHLSIKNFAIIKSTEIDFKSGMTVLTGETGAGKSILLDALSFVLGARLEKTFLHDDQITEVSATFCIKDNLKAKRLLDELFIDYESNECTFRRVVNKSKQSRLFINGSVVKATDVKKVSDKLINIYSQNSHQDLLDPKSQLGLLDSFANNDQLLASVSESFYQLQKVNAQIKDLQELVESQNSQRELLEYKLEELVSLELGENEFEELSQKQKDLSSVDDISYSLNFISNLMYDDETNITAMLSELEKESLKLEGVSFSNLQELISQTKVYAQEAYQEAQNKLEALEQDPEELAKIEQRMSDIYDLARKHKVEPSYLYQYIQELQTELENFANESTKLSELEKQRQDLEQKYTEYATKLSNARNKAAKEFSKQVEKNIRSLNIPKGSFIAQVIKSSTNTSKGFDECQFMINFNLGEELAPVKKVASGGELSRIGLSIQAVSAEKRSYPTLVFDEVDVGISGATAEIVGRLLKKLSEKLQVLCITHQPQVAAQGQTHLHVSKKYLKDTTESKIIELSYDQRIIEIAKIVGGVDISENTLKHAKELLGGI; translated from the coding sequence ATGTTGTTACATTTATCTATAAAAAACTTCGCGATTATAAAATCTACAGAAATTGATTTTAAAAGTGGTATGACAGTTTTAACAGGAGAGACTGGGGCGGGTAAATCAATTTTACTTGATGCTTTAAGTTTTGTACTAGGAGCAAGGCTTGAAAAGACATTTTTGCACGATGATCAAATTACAGAAGTATCTGCCACTTTTTGCATAAAAGATAATCTAAAAGCTAAGAGGCTTTTAGATGAGCTTTTTATTGATTATGAGAGTAATGAATGTACTTTTAGGCGTGTTGTTAATAAATCAAAACAAAGTCGCTTATTTATAAATGGTAGTGTAGTAAAAGCAACAGATGTTAAAAAAGTATCAGATAAACTAATAAATATTTATAGTCAAAACTCACATCAAGATTTATTAGATCCAAAATCTCAGTTAGGCTTACTAGATAGTTTCGCAAATAATGATCAATTATTAGCTTCTGTTTCAGAATCTTTCTATCAGTTACAAAAAGTGAATGCTCAAATAAAAGATCTACAAGAGTTAGTTGAGAGCCAAAATAGTCAACGAGAATTGCTTGAATATAAATTAGAAGAGCTAGTTTCTTTAGAGTTAGGTGAAAATGAGTTTGAAGAGTTATCTCAAAAGCAAAAGGATTTATCTAGTGTTGATGATATTAGTTATAGTTTAAATTTCATATCTAATTTAATGTATGATGATGAGACAAATATAACAGCTATGCTTAGCGAACTTGAAAAAGAGTCTTTAAAGCTAGAAGGAGTAAGTTTTAGCAACCTACAAGAGCTAATATCTCAAACAAAAGTATATGCCCAAGAAGCTTACCAAGAAGCACAAAATAAATTAGAGGCACTAGAGCAAGATCCTGAAGAGCTTGCAAAAATAGAACAAAGAATGAGTGATATATATGATCTTGCGCGTAAGCATAAGGTAGAACCTAGTTATTTATATCAATATATTCAGGAGCTACAAACTGAACTTGAAAACTTTGCTAATGAAAGCACGAAGTTAAGTGAGCTTGAAAAACAAAGGCAAGATTTAGAGCAAAAGTATACTGAGTATGCAACTAAACTTAGTAATGCTCGTAATAAAGCAGCAAAAGAATTTTCAAAACAAGTAGAGAAAAATATTCGTTCATTGAATATTCCTAAAGGTAGCTTTATTGCACAAGTGATAAAAAGTAGCACAAATACTTCAAAAGGGTTTGATGAATGCCAGTTTATGATCAATTTTAATCTTGGAGAAGAACTTGCACCTGTCAAAAAAGTAGCATCAGGTGGAGAGTTAAGTAGAATAGGGCTTTCAATTCAAGCTGTTTCTGCTGAAAAAAGATCATACCCAACATTGGTTTTTGATGAGGTTGATGTGGGCATATCTGGAGCAACAGCAGAAATAGTAGGTCGACTTTTAAAGAAACTTTCTGAGAAGTTGCAAGTCTTATGTATTACTCATCAACCCCAAGTAGCAGCTCAGGGTCAAACACATTTACATGTAAGTAAGAAATATCTTAAAGATACAACAGAATCAAAGATTATAGAGCTTAGCTATGACCAACGTATTATAGAAATAGCTAAGATAGTAGGAGGGGTAGATATCTCCGAGAATACTCTTAAGCATGCAAAAGAGCTACTGGGAGGAATTTAA
- a CDS encoding prepilin-type N-terminal cleavage/methylation domain-containing protein, producing the protein MKTKEGFSLVELIVVVTIIAILAAIAIPMYSHYRERATIIDSISKVGNIKTQIDEHLNFGDNIADLTFTDIPTGISIINGTDSSGTIEINLSQAAPNVFNDTNDIIRLTGSITNDSVIQWSCSYNSNASDLTTSNVPSTCPNTF; encoded by the coding sequence ATGAAAACCAAAGAAGGCTTTTCTCTGGTTGAATTGATAGTTGTAGTTACCATTATTGCTATTTTAGCAGCTATCGCAATACCTATGTACTCACACTATAGAGAGCGTGCTACTATTATAGATTCGATATCAAAAGTTGGAAATATAAAAACACAGATTGATGAGCATCTAAACTTTGGAGATAATATAGCTGATTTAACTTTTACAGATATACCTACTGGAATTTCTATAATAAATGGTACAGACTCTAGTGGAACTATTGAGATAAACCTAAGTCAAGCAGCTCCAAATGTATTTAATGATACAAATGACATAATTAGACTAACTGGTTCTATAACTAATGATAGTGTAATACAGTGGTCATGCTCATACAATAGCAATGCCTCTGATCTAACAACTAGTAATGTACCAAGCACCTGCCCAAACACATTTTAA
- a CDS encoding pilin: protein MKNLKAKTQKGFSLVELMVVVAIIAILAAVAIPMYSNYTTRAKVSSEISKLGGIKAQAAEALTQTDGSTQKNNLIAAANTDANTLSSGSTVAVSGSTAVVIDYVMDTAQVPAGDIRLTGTASNGAVTWACAIEGNGNYTSSTVPADCTIAN from the coding sequence ATGAAAAACTTAAAAGCAAAAACTCAAAAAGGTTTCTCACTAGTTGAGTTAATGGTTGTTGTTGCTATCATTGCTATCTTAGCAGCAGTAGCTATCCCTATGTACTCTAATTACACTACCCGTGCAAAGGTTAGTAGTGAAATATCTAAATTAGGCGGAATCAAAGCTCAAGCAGCTGAGGCTCTAACTCAAACTGATGGAAGTACACAAAAGAATAACCTGATTGCTGCTGCTAACACTGATGCTAATACTCTAAGCAGTGGCTCTACAGTTGCAGTTAGTGGTTCTACTGCTGTTGTAATCGACTATGTAATGGATACTGCACAAGTACCTGCTGGTGATATTCGTTTGACTGGTACTGCTTCAAATGGTGCTGTAACTTGGGCATGTGCAATAGAAGGTAACGGTAACTATACTTCAAGTACTGTTCCTGCTGACTGTACTATTGCAAACTAA
- the lpxE gene encoding lipid A 1-phosphatase LpxE produces the protein MMKQIVKNNFDQLKSFFKKPKVLNEKIPKYLQLKYTFIPIMLVVVFVFYNVDTPVEDYIKHSMPHIIDTIFRDITNVGKAEYILIICVVIILARLICDPRKISEKFESLFNKLSVYAGFMIATVAISGIFGQILKMIIGRARPKFFLQYGSHYFEHFHAPGYDFASMPSGHSITVAAMFLAFMYMVPRLKYMWYVLIVIFAGSRVIIAAHYPSDVIFGVAIGLYSTTYIYYWMKNREML, from the coding sequence ATAATGAAACAAATAGTTAAAAATAATTTTGATCAGTTAAAGAGTTTTTTCAAAAAACCGAAAGTTTTAAATGAGAAAATTCCTAAATACTTACAATTAAAATATACCTTTATACCTATAATGTTGGTTGTAGTATTTGTGTTTTATAATGTTGATACTCCTGTTGAGGACTATATCAAACATTCTATGCCTCATATTATTGATACTATTTTTAGAGATATTACAAATGTAGGAAAAGCTGAATATATTCTCATAATCTGTGTGGTTATTATTCTTGCAAGGCTAATTTGTGATCCTAGAAAGATTTCTGAGAAGTTTGAGTCTTTGTTTAATAAGCTGTCAGTTTATGCTGGATTTATGATTGCCACAGTTGCAATTAGTGGTATTTTTGGTCAAATATTAAAAATGATCATAGGAAGAGCTCGTCCTAAGTTCTTTTTACAATATGGATCTCATTATTTTGAGCATTTTCATGCACCTGGATATGATTTTGCAAGTATGCCATCTGGGCACTCAATAACAGTAGCTGCGATGTTTTTAGCATTTATGTATATGGTTCCAAGATTAAAATACATGTGGTATGTGTTGATTGTAATATTTGCTGGTAGTAGAGTGATAATAGCAGCTCATTATCCTAGTGATGTTATATTTGGTGTAGCTATAGGCTTATATAGCACAACTTATATATATTACTGGATGAAAAATAGAGAAATGTTGTAA